GAGGGGCTATAGGCAGACCCATGGCCGCCGTGCATTACCCAGAGTGCCCACTCAGGGACTCACTTTACTGGGATGAAACAGAGTGCCTAAACTACTATGGGATGTTGTCTCTCCATGAGGTCTTTGACGTAGTTGGTTGTCAGCTGACAGAGACTGACATTGACGTGTTGTCATTCCTTCTGGATGAAACCTGTCCTGCACCACACCCCCTTGACCCAACAGGTTGGACAGTTGAGCCCTGTGGCAGCGATCCAGATGACTTGGGCGTGTCCCCGAGTCCTGAGCTGCTAAAAGCCTGGATGCGATTGAAGCCTCAGGGCTCCCAGCATCACTTAGTGGCCTCATATAAGCCCAAGAGTGGCCTTGAGCTATTGTTGGAGCTGGAGAGGCGAGGATACCTTAGTGATGGCAACCTGGAGCCACTGCTGCAACTACTGAGAGTCCTCACTCGCCATGACCTGCTGCCTTTAGTGTCCCACAAAAGGAGGAGGACAGGTGAGGATGAATCACAGCGGTGCTCATTATCACCTAGAGCCAGGTTCTgtttgaggtttctgcctgttaaaaagGAAGTTTATCTTTGCCGCCGCCACGCCAAGTGCTTGCTCATGGGGAATGTTGAGTCTTTAGAaattaaagagtgtggtctagaccagcTCTATATGAAAAGTGTCCTAAGATAACTTCTATTATGGTTTCACACTAACCAAAATActtgtcattgtttttgtttttcagtatCTCCAGAGCGAGTTGGACAGAGGTATGGAGTAGAGAACAGAGAGTTGGTGTGCGCCTCTGGAATGCAACAtaactgcagacagacagaaataccTCTTCCATATTTCACACAGCAATCGAGAATTGGTAAGTGCACTGTAGTATAATATTTAGCTCACTGGAAGTATACACTACAGTGTTTccacaaacattttaatcagtCAAAATCAATCAGTTTTGGTGATGAAGCACTAGCATCATTTCTGACATGGAAATTTAGTTTGTTCCATCCTGCTGCCGTTGTGCTAGAAATGTACATGTACGCCATTTAAGTCTAAATGGATTTTCCCAAGAAGATCGATTTCATGCGCTGTTGCCTTCTGGAATGTGTCACCTAAAAATCGTAGTGCGAGCAGGAGTCTGAGCGTTGCTGCTAGGTGTGCTATAGCATGAAACGGCAAGATAAAGCTGACCCCTTCTTTTTGGGTTCACTTCTGCTCAAAATTATCCCAGCTGTAGCTGAACATGTCCGTATGCTTTGGCATATTTATGACTTTTCGTCACGTCTTCATTCAGACACACATCCCACTGTCTGTTTTTCGTCCTTCTGTTCAGAAAGCACGGCAGTGCACATTCCTCCATAGACGCGTTTTGTTTACTGTGGTCATGGAAACACTCTGATTATCTTTATATTGTCCCCTAGAGGACTGCCGTTTGTTTCCTTCACCGTAGGAGCACACGTTCAGTATGTTCACCAGGGACGCACATTTGTGCCAGCTGGGCCAGACGTAATTTGTGTTTGCGTACTTGCATGGACCATGTTTCTGCCCTAGGTCTAATATTAGTGCCTGGTTACATACCATATGCTTGTGGTGAACTTTACATGGGGGGAGGAAAGGATGTTTTTATCAGATATAAGCAGAAACTGATAAGCATGGAGCAATTAACAGAAATGGGGCAGACaggtaaagaaataaaacaggATAACCGCAAATCCCACAACAAAATGCTCATGTCTTATTGTCCAAATTCCACAAACTGATTCCATGCATGTTCTGTCAGGTATTTACCCTCCTATGCCTGGGCCATCtgcaaggaggaggaagaagaggggaaATGGCTGGAGCCGCAAGCCCAAGAAAACTAGCAGACAGGGCCCGCCACTGCCTCCTCTACCACTACCACATAAAGCGTCCTGCAGTAAGTGCAACCCCAGCAttcttaacctgtctctcttttaGCTTTTCATCTCTCCCCTCCTGTCTTCATCCCGCCATTTTCTCTTGCAGATAATTCTCCCTTCCATTCGTTTCATTAACCGTATAAGCTCTAATTTCATTTGGAATCTGTTAACACCACCTATCCTTGTTTTGTCACCTTAATTCTGATGTTGTTTGTCTATGCTAAACCTCAGCTTGAGTTAAGGAGTTTGTATACCAAgtctgaatgtttttttcaaactgtCTATAGTGGCTACTACTCCGTTCCAAAATTATAGCCACTGCCCAGCCACTGCCCCAGCAAAAGAGGAGTTGTTTTAAACATACGTTTGTTCCTTTGTTGTAGATCCAGGCAGCATGCGCTTGTTGtttgaaaataataaacaaCTCTCATATCCTTGCACGGAactagtattacctggggacctctcTGGTAATTTGTAATGGGTGCAGAGGTTGTCTGTTATCTTAATCTCGTGTGAATCTGCCATGTCCATAATTTGTCAAGTAAAACTTCCACCGCAAAttacctaccatatttcgccaaaCACAGAGGTTACATGTTAATATTAGTCCTGTgtgaatcggcatctctgtgatttggggttgTTTTGGCTGCATtggaaattataaaataaagttttgaCAGAGCCATGACAATATATCTGGGGATAATGTCAGttaatttattaaaatacagacttttttttttttttttttttatcccatgTGAATGCGCCACCAAAAAATAATCTGTGTTTGGCCACAACTAAAACTAGGACTCTCAATCGTTCTATCTGCTTTCCAACTTCCCTTTTAATTAAATTACTATGGTGTCATTGTCACAGAATCAAAATGAAGGACACATTTGCCAGGTGTACCAAtgttatagatttttttttttttttttttgtcaatccCAGTGTCCCATTTGCCGCAACTCTTCCTGACAGCAAAAGAACATAAAGCTAAATATTGCAGAACTTAACTATGTATTTGCTGATATCACCTGGGTATAAAATATGTCTCTGCTACATAGGCCGTGACTTTTGAGCTATTTTTTAACaaagtatgattttttttttttttttttttttgtgtaccaCACTTACTACAATTATGTTTCGGTCTGACAACTTAGTTTAATGTCTCATGGCACCAGAAAGTCAACACCTTATTCGCAGTCTGAGCAGCGGATGCTGACTTTAAATCTCTGATTCACAACAATTGATTCAACTGTTGGACAGAAAGAAACTAGCTTGCACTTCACTTTCAGTTGACTGACATCTCCTTTATACTCAAGCGGTTCACAtgatgttttcattttcacgCTCTGACTATGTATAGACTTACCGTATCTCCTTAACTGTCTTAATTAAACATGCAACATCATGGGGATTTTGTCGCCCTATCCATTTCTCCATCTTGACATTCTTTTCCCTCATTTCACCTTGTCTCTAACCCATTGGCCTTTGTTCATCTGCTGCTATTGATAAGAGTGCAGACTGGTAGGTTGTCTCCTGTCCTTTTGTCTACTCTATACTAAAAGAAGCTGTCCAGTCACAACTAGATTCAACCCTTGTTCTGCTTTATTGTCAAGCTTGATACAAAGTTGTCACAAGTGTTGACTGTCAAACCTCACATATATTCCTGAAAAATTCTCTTGAGCAGTTGTTTGAAACAATCTAACTCCACTGGAAAGCAGCACTATGTAATCCATTAGCAATGTCCTGTTCCACGTTTCAACTATTGCCTGTCTTTTAATCAGTCAATGCTAGTTTCTCTCAGCACAATAATATTGACATAACACTTTGCCTTTTTGTGTGAAGTTTGCTTAGTTATCATGCAGACCTTCTTAAACATTTCATTTGAACGTCCATCATTGCCTATTGGTCAGAAATACTTATTACAACAAAAGACTGATGATTCATACTCCATGAGGACAGCCCTCTTAGCTATTCAGGATGCGTGATGTGCCTGTGACTATAAACCTGTCGCTGTCTTGACTCCACATTTGATTCCACCAGGTTGACTCAGGATTGTGACTCAGATCGAATAACCTAAGACACAATGGATCATGGAGACAGAAGGGAGACTgaggaacaaaacaaaaaagtctgTCACTCCACTCAGTCCATACATACTGCAGTGTGCGTGATCAACTCAGTCATGTGCTCTCTCACAAGTCTGGGCCGATGCCTAAGGTAAAAGAGGCTCTACGCCTTGTTACAACAGGGGTTGGTGCTGCCCGTTTGCTCTGTATTCGATGCTTGTGTACATAATGTAGCTGCCCCCTACCCTATCCCCCTCAGGAAACGTAATTTGCTCCTCAAAAATTCATCCTGTAATGTTCTTTAGTGTTGTGCTCTGTGGATGATTCCTTATCTATTTCTGACAAGGGTTGGTGTCAGTGTTTCACAGAACTGAGTCCTCAGCAGTAAGCCTTAAATActtcaaaaacattttcagctGATTTCTCAACTTGATTTTTCAACAAAGATCTCTGGACAACTAATTTGATTTCACTAAAACCACAATAATGGGGATAAACTGTATGTAGAGaaagtatatttttaaattCTCTGCGGATAATATCCGAGCTTTCACAAACATGTCCAACTGACAACTGACTGCTTCTATGTCTTGGTAGGGCTGTCTGTTTTCACTATAAATGTACATAGTACATGTGTTGACATACACATTTCTATTACATGACTATAAAGTAAGTTGATGAAAGCCCTGCAATAATTGTGAGTCTTTGTTACCTAGATAGCATTTGAGACCCTAGATCAAAACACTTTTATAGTTTAGCTCTGTTTATTATAGCTAATATTTGTATTGTGTTGTATATtatattgaaaaagaaaataacttattttgaaTGTGGCTGCTAAACATTGCAAATAATAAAGAGAACCAATCCTTACCAGACAAGTTAAGCTGTTGATATACTTGCTTTTAACATTACCAAACGCATGGCTGCTGCCTCGCATATCTCATCGTTTGATCCGTTGGCCGTGGAGGTACTCAGAAATAACGCTACGAGGTTGTCTATGCTAACGAGTGGTTAAAAAGCAAGTGTATCTTCGGCTTTAAGGATCTCACAAGACTTTAAATGAGCAGCTAAGCCCTAATTGTTCCACTGTACTATTTTCCAATTTGAATCTGGCATATTCTTAAATGCGGTCAAATACTTGGCTGAGTGTAAATAGCAGTATACTCACTGTGACCTGAGGTCTTCCCACGTTAGAGGGTGGAGTTTGCAAGTTGTGTTACAGGAGATATCAGGAGATACAATCAAGCTGGTGAAATTTGAGAGAAAGTCAACACATGCAATATTAATACATAAGTAGGgacattatatatacatttatggtatttttttttctattcaaaCAAAGAGACAACAATCAATTGGTTTTATCAAGTTTATCTTTAGGTTATCTGTGGTTAATGTTTGAATGGTTTGGGTCTTGGTAAATGACAACTAATTAATAGACTGAAGAGCCTGACTTGGAACAATAAAGCCCAGTCTTTAACctgcaaacacaaaataaaaatatgttggACATGTTTGTGAAGGTGCCAGTTTTTGCCGCTTGTGGGAAACGGTTTGGGGCCATCCTTTACTCTCACACTATCTTCATTACGAGTGGTTTTAAGCATCTGCCTTACGATTCAATCAACTCAATTCATACTGGCTAACTGAAACTTCACGTAAGCCAGCTCTGGAGTCTCAAGTTAAAAGGAAAATGCTTATTCTGCACAGCTACCCGTCCTTTCATAAGGACTGATCCCGTATTCCATGTCAGAGAATCTAAAATGGCTGCCAACGGACATCCGTATCAAAAAATGCCCGTGTAACCTTTTACTCAAGCAGTTCTGAGGAAAATAACCCAACAGTGCTCTGCTGAAGGAAGCTCCTGCTGTATCTTATCTCTGTGCCCCGTGTGAGCCCTGGATGTGCGTTTGTCAAGAGGGAGCAGAGATAGATAGGGCGGTTCAGTCCAATGCTGGCCCCTAGCTTTTAAACAGACCTCAAATACTCTTTCTTGTCATGATTCATCTCTCAGATCATTTTCAGTGAAGTGTCTAAATTACATTCTGACAATGACAACTGCGGTTACAAATGCCCATAAGGTGTCTGTACCCTCAGCTCAGTAGTGGTTTTGTGCTATCTAAATGGGATGCTTGTGAAGGCCCTTACTTGGTCTAATGGACATATCTGATTAATGTTATGGTTGGAGCTTAAATAATGGGTTGGtgaaggtgagggtaaggggaTTGGTCAAGGTAAGAGTAGTCCCAAGCATCCCACTTAGACACTACCATGTTATAGAGCTACAGTAAAGCTGAGCTGATTAACTTGTCAGTACCAACTATTGCCCTGACTCAGACTTCATTACAACTAAGAGAAGTGAGTGCTGTGCCATGCCTGCTTGATGTTGAAAAAACGACCCAGTCGACAGATGTCCAACCCACTTGTgcttgtctctttctctctttctctcctttctctgtgTTCGCAGTTCTAAACAGACCAACCTGTGTGTCAGGAAAACAGTATCCTCCTTACACACAGTCAGAGGGAGAGAACGAACTCTAAATGCTCAAACTACGCAAATTGGTACAGAGAGTGATTTTTGTCTATGGGGAAAAGAGagttctgtctgcctgtctctcaaTACTCTTCTAACTCTCCACACTCTTGGTCAGTCATTCAGCAGAAAAGCGGATCGATAAAGAGTTGAAGCTCTCCGTGCCAAGTGACTCCTCGTAAATGGGTACTTAAACTTTTTTTtggaaggggtgggggggtgagATGGAGGAAGCCAAACGGGCTTGGTGTTTAaagtgagaaaatgaaagctgtgCCTCCTAATGTCCTGTCTAAGTggatgtctctgtgtctgatgAAGCA
The DNA window shown above is from Perca fluviatilis chromosome 7, GENO_Pfluv_1.0, whole genome shotgun sequence and carries:
- the dedd1 gene encoding death effector domain-containing 1 isoform X2, which codes for MAAVHYPECPLRDSLYWDETECLNYYGMLSLHEVFDVVGCQLTETDIDVLSFLLDETCPAPHPLDPTGWTVEPCGSDPDDLGVSPSPELLKAWMRLKPQGSQHHLVASYKPKSGLELLLELERRGYLSDGNLEPLLQLLRVLTRHDLLPLVSHKRRRTVSPERVGQRYGVENRELVCASGMQHNCRQTEIPLPYFTQQSRIGIYPPMPGPSARRRKKRGNGWSRKPKKTSRQGPPLPPLPLPHKASCNIRLRVRAEYLEHDSALREGVSSDKRQPLERQFELFSQANSLLRSRDLGSIVCDIKFTELDNLEAFWSDYLSGALLEALKGVFITDSLRMAAGTEGVRLLISVDQDDYEEGRMLLRARRMFSSSNGATL
- the dedd1 gene encoding death effector domain-containing 1 isoform X1, producing the protein MAAVHYPECPLRDSLYWDETECLNYYGMLSLHEVFDVVGCQLTETDIDVLSFLLDETCPAPHPLDPTGWTVEPCGSDPDDLGVSPSPELLKAWMRLKPQGSQHHLVASYKPKSGLELLLELERRGYLSDGNLEPLLQLLRVLTRHDLLPLVSHKRRRTVSPERVGQRYGVENRELVCASGMQHNCRQTEIPLPYFTQQSRIGIYPPMPGPSARRRKKRGNGWSRKPKKTSRQGPPLPPLPLPHKASCNIRLRVRAEYLEHDSALREGVSSDKRQPLERQFELFSQANSLLRSRDLGSIVCDIKFTELDNLEAFWSDYLSGALLEALKGVFITDSLRMAAGTEGVRLLISVDQDDYEEGRMLLRARRMFSSSNGGRTETRWAV